One genomic window of Branchiostoma floridae strain S238N-H82 chromosome 4, Bfl_VNyyK, whole genome shotgun sequence includes the following:
- the LOC118413281 gene encoding LOW QUALITY PROTEIN: LARGE xylosyl- and glucuronyltransferase 1-like (The sequence of the model RefSeq protein was modified relative to this genomic sequence to represent the inferred CDS: inserted 1 base in 1 codon), which produces MWRVRRRFLLLVLLVGVPLVTVVYLGLARYDGVRSSSTNLLGFSSREQVLADRVREVEQQNQMLRRQLSGISQNQVQSVNYVDGIYTQNASTDDSDTDPDNKTDCVVEDQVPKCETIEVAIVCAGYNATRGVVTLVKSILFYRKNPLHFHFMSDRAATLILQTLLRTWNVPGVTANFYSAENLKEEVSWIPNKHYSGVYGLMKLVLTRALPTDLEKVIVLDTDVTFATDIAELWKLFKKFKGKKSIGLVENQSDWYLGKIWKNHRPWPALGRGFNTGVILLHLEKLRGMKWMQMWRLTAERELMSMLSTSLADQDIFNAVIKQHPYLVHKLPCAWNVQLSDNTKSEQCYTEVTDLKVIHWXSPKKLRVKNKHVEFFKNMYLTFLEYDGNLLRRELFGCEKVQHLDEVDQKATETIDVLNALDEDDQCYDFRRERVLMHRTHLYFLDYMYESVDDNDVTLVAQLSMDRLQMLEALCRHWEGPISLALYMSDAEAQQFLRYALGSETLMQRKNVGYHIVYKEGQFYPVNLLRNIALQQVNTPYVFLMDIDFLPMYNLYPYLKKTVGMMDMRRQKKALVVPAFETLRYRLSFPKSKAELLSMLDMGTLYTFRYHVWQKGHAPTNYAKWRTATTPYRVNWEPDFEPYIVVRKDQLPEYDTRFVGFGWNKVSHIMELDAQGYEFIILPNAFIIHMPHAPSFDIAKFRSSEQYRTCLKVLKDEFQKDLQRKYGFSANKYVANDR; this is translated from the exons ATGTGGCGGGTTCGGCGAAGGTTCCTGCTGCTGGTGTTGCTGGTGGGCGTTCCCTTGGTAACGGTCGTGTACCTCGGCCTCGCACGTTATG ATGGAGTCCGTAGTTCCTCCACCAACCTGCTGGGGTTCAGCAGCCGAGAGCAGGTGCTGGCTGACAGGGTACGGGAAGTGGAGCAGCAGAACCAGATGCTCAGGAGACAACTCAG TGGGATATCGCAGAACCAGGTGCAGAGTGTGAACTATGTAGACGGGATCTACACCCAGAACGCCAGCACTGACGACTCCGACACAGACCCAGACAACAAGACAGACTGTGTGGTGGAGGACCAGGTCCCCAAGTGTGAG ACCATCGAGGTGGCGATTGTGTGTGCCGGGTACAACGCCACCCGTGGTGTCGTGACCTTGGTGAAGTCCATCCTGTTCTACAGGAAGAACCCGCTTCACTTCCACTTCATGTCCGACAGGGCCGCCACCCTCATCCTGCAGACCCTGCTCAGGACGTGGAACGTTCCAGGAG TAACTGCAAACTTTTATTCTGCTGAAAACCTGAAG GAGGAGGTGTCATGGATCCCCAACAAACACTACTCAGGAGTGTACGGGCTGATGAAGCTGGTGCTGACCAGGGCTCTGCCTACTGATCTGGAAAAG GTGATCGTGCTGGACACAGATGTGACCTTTGCCACAGACATCGCAGAGCTCTGGAAGCTGTTTAAGAAGTTCAAGGGCAAGAAGTCGATCGGCCTGGTGGAGAACCAGAGCGACTGGTACCTGGGGAAGATATGGAAGAACCACAGGCCCTGGCCGGCACTG GGTCGTGGGTTCAACACAGGTGTGATCCTGCTGCACCTGGAGAAACTGAGGGGGATGAAGTGGATGCAGATGTGGAGACTGACGGCAGAGAGGGAGCTCATGAGCATGCTCAGTACCTCCCTGGCTGATCAG GACATCTTTAATGCAGTGATAAAGCAGCACCCATACCTGGTGCACAAGCTGCCCTGTGCCTGGAACGTACAGCTGTCAGACAACACCAAGAGTGAG CAATGCTACACGGAGGTGACTGACCTGAAGGTCATCCACT ACTCTCCCAAGAAGCTGCGTGTGAAGAACAAGCACGTGGAGTTCTTTAAGAACATGTACCTGACCTTCTTGGAGTACGACGGGAACCTCCTGCGCAGAGAGCTGTTCGGGTGCGAGAAGGTCCAACATCTGGACGAGGTGGATCAGAAG GCTACCGAAACCATCGATGTG CTGAATGCTCTAGATGAGGACGACCAGTGTTACGACTTCAGGCGTGAGCGGGTCCTGATGCACAGGACTCACCTCTACTTCCTGGACTATATGTATGAG tcGGTGGATGACAATGACGTGACGCTTGTGGCCCAGCTCTCCATGGACAGACTGCAGATGTTGGAGGCTCTCTGCAGACACTGGGAAG GTCCTATCAGCCTGGCTCTGTACATGTCTGATGCGGAGGCCCAGCAGTTCCTGCGCTATGCACTCGGCTCTGAAACACTCATGCAGAGGAAGAACGTGGGATACCACATCGTCTACAAGGAAGGG CAATTCTACCCTGTGAACCTACTGAGGAACATTGCCCTACAGCAGGTCAATACTCCCTACGTGTTCCTGATGGACATAGACTTTCTCCCAATGTACAACCTCTATCCTTACCTGAAGAAAACTGTGGGGATGATGGACATGAGGAGGCAGAAGAAG GCCTTGGTGGTCCCAGCGTTTGAAACCCTGCGGTATCGGCTGTCCTTCCCCAAGTCTAAGGCAGAGCTGCTGTCTATGTTGGACATGGGAACTCTCTACACTTTCAG ATACCATGTGTGGCAGAAGGGCCATGCCCCCACAAACTATGCCAAGTGGAGAACAGCAACCACACCATACAGG GTGAATTGGGAGCCTGACTTCGAGCCGTACATCGTGGTGCGTAAGGACCAGCTGCCGGAGTACGACACCAGGTTTGTGGGGTTTGGCTGGAACAAAGTCTCACACATCATGGAGCTGGACGCACAGGG GTACGAGTTCATCATCCTGCCCAACGCCTTCATCATCCACATGCCGCACGCCCCCAGCTTCGACATCGCCAAGTTCAGGTCCAGCGAGCAGTACAGAAC GTGTCTGAAGGTGCTAAAGGATGAATTCCAAAAAGACTTGCAACGAAAGTACGGCTTCTCCGCCAACAAATACGTGGCCAACGACAGGTGA
- the LOC118414394 gene encoding zinc finger protein 16-like, translated as MTFLSSPGGQFDGNASASSSSNSSPEPTISDPLGKRRTCRICLITLRDQEEKSLHLHTVHFNRFTNKWQCPYCENSYTASNNLQKHCIKEHGLPASAPKGERCRCLICHARFDSQEEKTRHLHAEHYNQQVQKWECPFCSHSYTANNNLKKHCNKVHYKLCLVECPVCGKELKDKQRLKEHMYSHTGEKPYVCTTCSKRFTCHTGLKRHLLLHTGERPFHCSICDNSFRQKRHLKEHMLRHSDAKPYRCETCGQQFRHSTAYRNHRYQHTNHRPWLCKLCGAGFIKKINIRRHLATKHGIADSEDKGQGSDGTGQVGSDGTGQLGSEVIGQVVSESMGQVGAEVIGQVGSEGTGQAGSEGIGQGGSEQPPSNGVGVLGMGGGELSGLDPGGVAMVTKGRVAMEIPGETIEQVGHVDGEGGIALPGGQENKSMLAVENMFESINPWGK; from the exons ATGACCTTCCTGTCGAGTCCCGGTGGCCAGTTTGATGGCAATGCCAGCGCGAGCTCTAGCAGCAACAGCTCTCCAGAACCAACGATTTCTGATCCGCTCGGCAAGAGACGCACATGCAGGATATGTCTCATCACCCTGCGCGATCAG GAGGAGAAATCCTTGCACCTCCACACCGTGCACTTCAACCGCTTCACCAACAAGTGGCAGTGCCCGTACTGTGAGAACAGCTACACCGCCAGCAACAACCTGCAGAAGCACTGCATCAAGGAGCACGGCCTGCCCGCCAGCGCACCGAAGGGCGAGCGCTGCCGCTGTCTCATCTGTCACGCACG GTTTGACAGCCAGGAAGAGAAGACCAGACATCTCCATGCCGAACACTACAACCAGCAGGTCCAGAAGTGGGAGTGTCCCTTCTGCAGCCACTCCTACACTGCCAACAACAACCTGAAGAAGCACTGCAACAag GTGCACTACAAGCTCTGCCTGGTGGAGTGCCCTGTCTGCGGGAAGGAGCTGAAGGACAAGCAGCGTCTCAAGGAGCACATGTACTCCCACACGGGGGAGAAGCCCTACGTCTGCACCACCTGCAGCAAGAGGTTCACCTGCCATACAG GTCTGAAGCGTCACCTCCTGCTGCACACGGGCGAGCGGCCGTTCCACTGCAGCATCTGCGACAACAGCTTCCGGCAGAAGCGCCACCTGAAGGAGCACATGCTGCGCCACTCCGACGCCAAGCCCTACCGCTGCGAGACCTGCGGGCAGCAGTTCCGCCACAGCACCGCCTACCGCAACCACCGCTACCAGCACACCAACCACCGCCCCTGGCTCTGCAAGCTGTGCGGCGCAGGATTCATCAAGAAGATCAACATCAGGAGACACCTCGCCACCAAGCACGGCATCGCGGACAGTGAGGACAAAGGGCAGGGGTCAGATGGCACAGGTCAAGTGGGGTCAGATGGCACAGGTCAACTTGGATCTGAGGTTATAGGTCAAGTGGTGTCAGAAAGCATGGGTCAAGTTGGAGCTGAGGTTATAGGTCAAGTAGGGTCAGAGGGCACGGGTCAAGCTGGATCTGAGGGCATAGGTCAAGGGGGGTCAGAGCAACCACCCAGCAACGGAGTAGGTGTGTTGGGAATGGGAGGGGGAGAGTTGTCTGGGCTGGACCCAGgtggggttgccatggtaaccaaagGCAGGGTTGCCATGGAAATCCCAGGTGAGACAATAGAGCAGGTAGGACATGTGGATGGAGAGGGAGGAATCGCTCTACCTGGGGGTCAGGAGAACAAGAGCATGTTGGCTGTGGAGAACATGTTTGAGTCCATCAATCCCTGGGGAAAGTAA